In Cutaneotrichosporon cavernicola HIS019 DNA, chromosome: 1, one DNA window encodes the following:
- the RRD2 gene encoding uncharacterized protein (PPIases accelerate the folding of proteins. It catalyzes the cis-trans isomerization of proline imidic peptide bonds in oligopeptides) translates to MTDTEQNGTTSYVLPTKHILSKAHLAAFERSPAHDELMAFIDALNDSIVGRKLSEAGVGNEAVMDILDQVLEIAKDTPAVDNKLSRFGNPAFKTFYDRVAAAGPKMHAGLPGLPAAAIPEVETYFQNSWGNRERVDYGSGHELNFLCWLFCLSKLGVLHEDDYTYIVLGIFWRYILVMRYLQSTYWLEPAGSHGVWGLDDYQFLPFLWGAGQLKTHKHFRPKAIHDPEILDAFASEYMYLSCIEFINSIKTASLRWHSPMLDDISVVKTWDKVNSGMRKMYVAEVLGKLPVMQHALFGSIIPFPSPEDDPELKAALEEHPLAQPDPHGHIHEDKGWAMDCCGIPVPSAFAESQAQGQGAKPPVFARPGIKPIPFD, encoded by the exons ATGACCGATACAGAGCAAAACGGGACTACTAGCTACGTGCTACCGACAAAGCATATCCTGAGCAAGGCGCATCTCGCGGCGTTTGAGCGCTCGCCGGCccacgacgagctcatggCCTTcatcgacgcgctcaacgaCTCCATTGTGGGCCGCAAGCTTTCCGAAGCAGGCGTTGGGAACGAG GCCGTCATGGATATCTTGGACCAGGTGCTCGAGATTGCCAAGGACACGCCGGCTGTCGACAATAAGCTCAGCCGGTTCGGTAACCCCGCCTTCAAGACTTTCTATGACCGAGTCGCAGCGGCTGGCCCCAAGATGCACGCTGGTCTGCCCGGCCTTCCAGCCGCTGCTATccccgaggtcgagacgTACTTCCAGAACTCGTGGGGTAATAGGGAACGCGTTGACTACGGTTCTGGACACGAGCTCAACTTCCTCTGCTGGCT ctTCTGCTTGAGTAAGCTCGGCGTGCTTCACGAGGACGACTACACGTACATCGTGTTAGGTATCTTTTGGCG ataCATCCTCGTTATGCGCTACCTCCAGTCGACGTACTGGCTCGAGCCGGCAGGATCGCATGGCGTGTGGGGCCTCGACGACTACCAGTTCCTGCCCTTCCTCTGGGGCGCAGGGCAGTTGAAGA cacACAAGCACTTCCGACCCAAGGCAATCCACGACCCGGAAATCCTCGACGCCTTCGCAAGCGAGTACATGTACCTCTCGTGCATCGAGTTTATCAACTCGATCAAGACCGCAAGTCTGCGATGGCACTCGCCCATGCTCGATGACATCAGCGTCGTCAAGACCTGGGACAAGGTCAACTCGGGCATGCGCAAGATGTACGTTGCGGAGGTCCTTGGAAAGCTCCCCGTCATGCAGCACGCGTTGTTCGGGAGCATCATCCCGTTCCCGTCGCCCGAAGACGACCCCGAGTTGAAagcggcgctcgaggagcaccCACTGGCGCAGCCGGACCCGCACGGACACATTCACGAGGACAAGGGCTGGGCCATGGACTGCTGTGGTATCCcggtgccgagcgcgtTTGCCGAGTCGCAAGCGCAGGGACAGGGCGCCAAGCCGCCCGTGTTCGCGCGGCCGGGCATCAAGCCAATTCCGTTTGACTGA
- a CDS encoding uncharacterized protein (lipid catabolic process) encodes MASCQYIDSIILFGDSITQAWSAGSLAQRMNEYYLRRLDVINRGFGGYNTDNALPAFESVFATRDEREAGRAQAARLITIWFGANDAVVEGGWQYVPLDRFKANLETLVERVRNPDSRWFSPQTRIVLMACPPVVVEDRHAAQIAKWKEFGSQGKHPWPDRNPENTKKYAMAAVEVGKKLGVPTLDVYHALCDAAGSEEQDELARFLYDGLHLNSEGYEVVFEGLKKLILDQWPEMDPETLPMPMPYWADIDRANPDTSFTTALADARAYEAKKIERPKDEL; translated from the exons ATGGCGTCCTGTCAGTACATCGACTCGATCATCCTTTTT GGAGACAGTATCACGCAGGCATGGAGCGCCGGCTCGCTCGCCCAGCGCATGAACGAGTACTACCTCCGGCGCCTTGACGTGATCAACCGTGGCTTTGGGG GGTACAACACGGACAATGCGCTTCCGGCGTTCGAGAGTGTCTTTgcgacgcgcgacgagcgggAGGCCGGCCGCGCCCAGGCCGCCCGCCTGATCACCATCTGGTTTGGTGCGAATGACGCcgttgtcgagggcggATGGCAATACGTCCCCCTCGACCGATTCAAGGCCAACCTCGAGACGCTAGTCGAGCGTGTTCGTAACCCCGACTCGAGGTGGTTTTCTCCGCAGACAAGAATCGTGCTCATGGCATGCCCGCCTGTGGTTGTGGAGGACCGTCACGCAGCACAGATTGCAAAGTGGAAGGAGTTTGGGAGCCAGGGAAAGCATCCCTGGCCTGACCGTAACCCCGAGAACACTAAGAAATATGCGATGGCCGCTGTCGAGGTTGGGAAGAAGCTTGGTGTGCCGACCCTCGACGTTTATCATGCCCTCTGCGATGCGGCGGGCAGTGAGGAACAGGATGAACTCGCGCGATTCCTTTACGATGGGCTGCACCTCAACTCGGAGGGGTATGAGGTCGTGTTCGAGGGCCTCAAGAAGTTGATCCTTGACCAGTGGCCCGAAATGGACCCCGAGACACTGCCTATGCCCATGCCCTA CTGGGCCGACATTGACAGAGCCAACCCCGATACGTCGTTTACGacggccctcgccgacgcaAGGGCGTatgaggccaagaagatTGAGCGgcccaaggacgagctgtAG
- a CDS encoding uncharacterized protein (Eukaryotic mitochondrial regulator protein): protein MFVQRMDVWNPFHVAEDLITTLLSLLIVGEAVPQLTHHRIQMAFLDNLGLEGRFEGVWERMGALPPRRTRHEPFDDGVCLNAAIHGMYGRTSLLSASGLSQAYGCASTISWAASHYYRHLFGLAPTTLNNTGAINILYLSRARLRHNLKDMSDWQEYRELENEDEMLSRWRRGLREMCDDCFVDANAHPEIWTMSSEGKREVRFAAIDPTAYSLETQVQLAGHATLIVGQHGGALGLSLFLPPGRGAVLEFTVPMVSGNNHFQHMAVQMGHKYRHRVIHARVGVERAWTDLREMVEEIMLPKAGSVGDVGP from the exons ATGTTTGTGCAGCGCATGGATGTTTGGAACCC ATTCCACGTCGCCGAAGACCTGATCACAACCCTCCTCTCATTGCTTattgtcggcgaggcggtaCCTCAACTGACGCATCACCGTATCCAGATGGCGTTTCTCGACAACCTGGGGCTCGAGGGACGGTTTGAGGGTGTTTGGGAGAGAATGGGCGCCTTGCCGCCAAGAAGAACGAGACATGAACCCTTTGACGATGGAGTGTGTT tgaACGCCGCCATTCATGGCATGTATGGCCGTACTTCACTCCTCTCGGCCAGTGGGCTCAGTCAAGCGTATGGATGCGCATCGACAATCTCATGGGCGGCGTCGCATTATTATCGGCACCTGTTTGGTCTCGCCCCAACAACCCTTAATAATACTGGAGCAATCAATATCCTCTACCTCTCACGCGCGCGCCTACGCCATAACTTGAAGGATATGAGTGATTGGCAGGAATaccgcgagctcgagaacgaAGACGAGATGCTTAGTCGCTGGCGCCGGGGATTGCGCGAGATGTGCGACGACTGCttcgtcgacgccaacgcACACCCTGAGATATGGACAATGTCCAGTGAGGGTAAACGGGAGGTGCGATTCGCCGCTATCGATCCCACCGCGTACTCTCTCGAAACGCAGGTGCAGCTCGCGGGTCATGCGACTTTGATTGTTGGCCAGCACGGTGGCGCACTCGgtctctccctcttccttccccccgGTCGGGGCGCCGTGTTGGAATTCACCGTCCCCATGGTCTCTGGGAATAACCACTTCCAGCACATGGCCGTGCAGATGGGGCACAAGTACCGACATCGCGTGATTCatgcgcgcgtcggcgtcgagcgcgcgtgGACTGACCTGAGGGAGATGGTTGAGGAGATCATGCTTCCCAAAGCCGGTTCAGTGGGAGACGTTGGGCCGTGA
- a CDS encoding uncharacterized protein (Fungal specific transcription factor domain) has protein sequence MSSSGQSSPNIPIASSSRPLLPSQPQRKDSYPALNPSALSHVSSPGPVSGPAKRPLAPAPGGDARPERKLMDRPQSITDPISGKKKRVSLSCAQCAKRKQKCNREYPCQHCVARKVPELCVPYTPVPSSSTHQLDQATTDRLERMENVLSVLVRHNPGVGGYQAVREWLSSSTFQRFVNSTPSTPASPLVPHKLALGPPVPIRTAGLNEPQPIPPEDIETMERGGTADEEARVGKGWLGELEGGVPEGMRIDENITMRLDVHGTPAENLQQLIRDCGVSPHKVQELIQELPPKPFADRVIDWYFQHLNLVRYPIDERLFRTSYEDLYSKKRSVDPANLRALPLVFIVLAMAVRLAPDHWAGDDQTRKISSLRMYWSSRRSILIATALESESIELVLTRLLSAIYLVQIHDRRLTECWSQLGASLRTAQAIGLHRDGSKLGLDPFQTEYRRRLWSYLYHADRLYSLILGRPPSIGDAYTDTLPPSNIDLSEFKIGPNNPPGPAPQARPLSEPTTATFLILRRNLSSIIGRIVHHFQKLNEPAQYADVQRLQDELDQFTNHLPPHFRMRDADKRLDKQYYWLPVHRFMLLTEVLVTTIILHRPWLLRRLSSNRYAASRTACFESAKIDFQIRQDFQREVPDFKLFAITGQFKMFNSAMIAGISAIIDPRGPDADQMRRILTTFLEQHPWTEMAGLDETTRKEVQIVHTLSRRAAQIFEDTMAPGELNAQDKDSVTLLLALRQGELMEPGFGTPVPTPSPGPGPGRRQPPPTPWARFAPPNAMQSPSAHEEDHSQRLLDQWLSANASLAGGGIGGPALAVEPPGVNYLMAGLGGMALVPASFPATPNLNAPTPVPMGGFVWPHADETLTSAPSVESSFAFPPAGLDGTALGDPGENSDEYWNTLIDGILGTTGANSSMAAASGGNNS, from the exons ATGTCAAGTTCGGGGCAGAGCTCGCCCAACATCCCGatcgcgagctcgtcccGGCCGCTCCTCCCCAGCCAGCCGCAGCGCAAGGACAGCTACCCGGCTCTTAACCCAAGCGCATTATCGCACGTCTCGTCTCCTGGTCCAGTGAGCGGACCGGCGAAGAGGCCACTGGCTCCGGCACCAGGAGGCGACGCACGCCCCGAGCGGAAACTTATGGACCGGCCTCAGAGCATTACCGACCCAATTTCtggcaagaagaagcgcgtcAGCCTAAGTTGTGCTCAGT GTGCAAAGAGGAAGCAGAAG TGTAATCGCGAATATCCATGTCAACATT GTGTCG CACGCAAAGTCCCTGAATTATGT GTCCCATATACCCCTGTACCGAGTAGCTCGACGCACCAGCTCGATCAGGCCACGACAGACCGCCTGGAGCGTATGGAAAATGTCCTTTCTGTGCTCGTCCGCCACAACCCCGGTGTGGGCGGGTATCAGGCTGTTCGAGAATGGCTCAGTT cgtCCACCTTCCAGCGATTTGTGAATTCAACCCCGTCCACACCAGCGAGCCCCCTCGTGCCGCACAAGTTGGCTCTGGGGCCACCGGTGCCCATTCGCACTGCGGGGCTAAATGAGCCGCAGCCGATCCCGCCAGAAGACATCGAAACGATGGAGCGCGGTGGCACggcagacgaggaggcgcgcgtcggTAAGGGTTGGCTGGGCGAATTGGAAGG TGGCGTGCCCGAGGGCATGCGCATCGACGAGAATATTACCATGCGCCTAGACGTGCACGGAACACCAGCCGAGAACCTGCAGCAGCTGATCCGTGACTGTGGCGTCAGCCCACACAAG gtccAGGAACTTATCCAGGAGCTGCCGCCGAAGCCATTCGCGGATAGGGTGATTGACTGGTATTTCCAGCACCTGAATCTCGTGCGGTACCCTATTGACGAGCGCCTCTTCCGGACCT CGTATGAGGACCTGTACTCGAAAAAGAGGAGTGTGGACCCTGCAAACCTGAGAGCGCTTCCGCTTGTGTTCATCGTGCTCGCGATGGCTGTGCGTCTAGCTCCAGATCACTGGGCGGGCGACGACCAGACGCGGAAGATCTCGAGTTTGAGGATGTACTGGAGCT cgcgACGGAGTATCTTGATTGCGACAGCGctcgagtccgagtcgatcGAGCTCGTGCTCACGCGTCTCCTGAGCGCCATCTACCTTGTACAAATCCACGATCGCCGGCTGACAGAATGTTGGTCTCAGCTCGGAGCGTCATTGCGCACGGCACAGGCGATCGGGCTGCACCGCGACGGCTCAAAACTAGGTCTCGACCCATTCCAGACTGAATACCGCCGCAGACTGTGGAGTTACCTGTACCACGCGGACCGGCTGTActcgctcatcctcggGCGACCGCCGAGCATCGGCGACGCGTACACGGACACGCTGCCGCCGTCCAACATTGACCTCTCCGAATTCAAGATTGGGCCAAACAACCCGCCTGGCCCAGCGCCACAGGCGCGTCCGTTATCAGAGCCGACCACTGCCACATTCCTCATCCTGCGGCGTAACCTCAGTAGCATCATTGGGCGGATTGTGCACCACTTCCAGAAGCTCAATGAGCCTGCGCAATACGCCGACGTGCAGCGTCTgcaggacgagctggatCAGTTCACCAACCATCTTCCCCCGCACTTCCGCATGCGCGATGCCGACAAGAGGCTCGACAAGC AGTACTACTGGCTGCCAGTACACCGATTCATGCTCCTGACCGAGGTGCTCGTAACAACGATTATTTTACAT CGTCCATGGCTCCTCCGTCGCCTCAGCAGCAATCGCTACGCCGCCAGCCGAACAGCATGCTTCGAAAGTGCCAAGATCGACTTCCAGATCCGGCAGGACTTCCAACGCGAAGTGCCCGACTTCAAGCTGTTCGCGATAACCGGCCAATTCAAAATGTTCAACAGTGCAATGATTGCTGGCATTTCAGCCATCATCGACCCCCGCGGCCCAGATGCCGACCAGATGCGCCGCATTCTCACCACCTTCCTAGAACAGCACCCGTGGACCGAGATGGCGGGGCTAGACGAAACGACGCGCAAAGAAGTCCAGATCGTACACACGTTGAGTCGGCGCGCAGCCCAGATTTTCGAGGACACGATGGCGCCCGGCGAGTTGAACGCACAGGACAAGGACTCTGTCACTCTCCTCTTAGCTCTGCGCCAGGGCGAATTGATGGAACCGGGTTTCGGCACGCCGGTTCCCACGCCTTCACCTGGTCCAGGcccaggccgccgccaaccccctcccactccgTGGGCGCGCTTCGCGCCGCCCAATGCGATGCAGTCGCCCAGCGCGCACGAAGAGGACCACTcccagcgcctcctcgaccagtGGCTGAGTGCGAACGCGTCCCTTGCCGGCGGGGGTATTGGTGGGCCAGCGCTAGCAGTCGAACCCCCAGGAGTCAATTACCTCATGGCCGGTCTTGGGGGGATGGCGCTTGTGCCAGCCTCGTTTCCCGCGACGCCAAACCTCAATGCCCCGACTCCCGTTCCGATGGGCGGTTTTGTTTGGCCACACGCGGATGAGACGCTCACTAGTGCGCCCAGCGTCGAGAGCTCGTTTGCGTTCCCACCCGCGGGACTTGATGGGACTGCGCTGGGTGATCCGGGAGAGAATAGCGACGAGTATTGGAATACACTTATTGACGGGATCCTCGGGACGACGGGGGCTAACAGTAGCATGGCGGCTGCTAGTGGTGGGAATAACTCGTAG
- a CDS encoding uncharacterized protein (Protein tyrosine kinase): protein MTVNRPPQPPIPRGTLPTIATPTGSRSRTASPGDSLQTADLLLPETVVVPPTPIAASPANSGPPNVFPSAPLSSLQPTPEETVQYDSPDENSDMDAPTGGSLSGEAQAARPPLPPHAVPLRVASTPVPRSESMASHGKEKESDDSALLQSPPTFVPVGLTESSPHLFSAQRTPSPSSPGPSQYRERIMRSHKRHSSTHVVRETTLGLQHQDDEGARVVNQYKIGHGLGSGAYASVFLGIDVGDGTEYAIKEFSKSRLQRQALMERQAQMARERRNRRPLRPGRFPAATEPPLSEHTATLVNDEMLEKDPLALIRREVAVMKKLDHPNLTKLYEAISVPNADGLFLVLEYLPGGVLMKVEPGYEPTNEKPPFTEDEAREYFRQICLGLEYLHANGIAHRDIKPDNILFTKERDMVKLADFGVSEMFQGDDTIKATGGSPAFLSPESFNANTGEVHGKAVDIWALGVTLYCMLRGKLPFNVANAVDLMWMVREKEPEIPDEWHRDLKTLMRGMLRKDPNQRFTMTEIRENSWVNAWGQQPMRSVEDNLFYYGNVFEEPTEEEVDNALISLRSVFTVVRAVHKMRRAVGLRQMSVMHEARTGLSPSDGDVSLTSGSMDSYTLPDAVTGVQTPLEMSEDEGATIVSSPERDDTPEPPANNKKKPVGWARLRPLKTDLARGTGRKGPAKTMPNPAPRELAEEPEGIAASPIEVGSPTCMSPVEVASPADVHDSPNLIAESPVLMADSPVEHDSPLMLADSPVMADSPVMADSPVMADSPVMADSPVMADSPLMADSPVLLAESPDATTPPPTITPSQMTPVSSKIVPAIEPLSLDATPTQRTRSDHTGGTVSPQQL from the exons ATGACTGTCAATCGGCCACCTCAGCCACCAATTCCACGCGGGACCCTTCCCACCATCGCAACACCCACCGGGTCGCGCTCCCGTACAGCCAGCCCCGGCGACAGCCTCCAGACCGCAGACCTCTTGCTTCCCGAGACCGTTGTCGTCCCTCCCACACCCATAGCTGCATCACCTGCTAACTCTGGCCCACCCAACGTCTTTCCCAGCGCTCCCTTGTCCTCACTCCAACCCACTCCCGAGGAGACCGTGCAGTACGACTCGCCCGACGAGAACTCAGACATGGACGCGCCAACCGGTGGTTCACTATCAGgggaggcgcaggcggcaCGTCCCCCGCTGCCGCCCCATGCCGTCCCGCtccgcgtcgcgtccacGCCTGTCCCTCGGTCCGAGAGCATGGCTTCGCAtggcaaggagaaggagagcgACGACAGTGCCCTACTCCAATCACCGCCAACGTTTGTGCCCGTCGGCCTCACGGAATCATCCCCGCACCTCTTCTCGGCACAGCGCACACCGTCTCCATCGTCCCCGGGTCCATCCCAGTACCGCGAGAGGATCATGCGTAGCCACAAGCGTCATAGCTCGACGCACGTCGTGCGCGAGACCACCCTAGGCTTACAGCAccaggacgacgagggagCTCGCGTCGTCAACCAGTACAAGATCGGTCATGGCCTCGGATCGGGAGCATACGCGTCTGTCTTCCTCGGCATTGACGTTGGCGACGGAACGGAATAC GCGATCAAGGAGTTCTCCAAGTCGCGCTTGCAGAGACAGGCGCTCATGGAGCGCCAGGCGCagatggcgcgcgagcgtcgcAACCGCCGTCCCCTCCGTCCCGGCCGTTTCCCTGCCGCGACAGAGCCCCCGCTGTCGGAACACACGGCCACCCTCGTAAACGACGAAAtgctcgagaaggaccCACTCGCCCTGATCCGACGCGAGGTTGCCGTGATGAAGAAACTTGA CCACCCAAAC CTCACCAAGCTCTATGAGGCGATCTCGGTACCGAACGCCGACGGACTGTTTCTTGTTCTGGAATATCTTCCCGGTGGTGTGCTCATGAAGGTCGAACCGGGGTACGAACCCACCAACGAGAAGCCGCCGTTCACAGAAGACGAAGCGCGCGAGTACTTCCGCCAGATCTGCCTGGGCCTCGAGTACCTACACGCGAACGGCATTGCACACCGTGACATCAAACCTGACAACATCCTGTTTACCAAGGAGCGCGACATGGTTAAGCTGGCCGACTTTGGTGTCTCCGAGATGTTCCAAGGGGACGACACGATCAAGGCAACAGGCGGGAGTCCCGCTTTCCTTAGCCCCGAGAGTTTCAATG CCAACACTGGCGAAGTCCATGGCAAGGCGGTCGACATATGGGCGCTGGGTGTGACATTATACTGCATGCTGCGTGGCAAGTTGCCGTTCAACGTCGCCAACGCGGTAGACCTCATGTGGATGGTCCGCGAGAAGGA ACCGGAGATCCCTGATGAGTGGCACCGCGACCTCAAGACCTTGATGAGGGGAATGTTGCGCAAAGACCCCAATCAGCGGTTCACCATGACCGAGATCCGC GAGAACTCGTGGGTCAAtgcctggggtcagcagCCCATGCGGAGTGTCGAGGACAACCTGTTCTACTATGGCAACGTGTTCGAGGAgccgaccgaggaggaagtcgaCAACGCGCTCATCTCGCTCAGATCGGTTTTCACCGTCGTACGCGCGGTGCACAAGATGCGGCGCGCCGTTGGCCTCCGGCAGATGTCGGTCATGCACGAGGCGCGGACGGGCTTATCGCcgagcgacggcgacgtaTCGTTGACGTCCGGCTCGATGGACTCGTATACCCTACCAGACGCCGTGACTGGTGTGCAGACACCGCTGGAGAtgtccgaggacgagggggCCACGATTGTGTCCTCCCCCGAGCGGGACGACACGCCAGAGCCGCCTGCCAACAACAAGAAGAAGCCAGTCGGCTGGGCGCGCCTACGGCCACTCAAGACCGACCTTGCGCGGGGGACTGGACGCAAGGGCCCGGCCAAGACCATGCCGAACCCCGCGCCGCGGgagctcgcggaggagCCCGAGGGAATCGCGGCGTCGCCCATCGAGGTCGGTTCCCCGACGTGCATGTCGCCAGTGGAGGTGGCTTCGCCTGCTGACGTGCACGATTCACCGAACCTCATCGCCGAATCTCCGGTCCTCATGGCCGACTCGCCCGTCGAGCACGACTCGCCACTCATGCTCGCGGACTCGCCTGTGATGGCCGACTCGCCTGTGATGGCTGACTCGCCAGTGATGGCCGACTCGCCTGTGATGGCCGACTCTCCCGTTATGGCCGACTCTCCTCTCATGGCCGACTCCCCTGTGCTCTTAGCCGAGTCGCCCGACGCGACGACCCCGCCTCCAACCATCACGCCGTCACAGATGACGCCCGTGAGCAGCAAGATCGTGCCCGCTATCGAACCTCTATCTCTCGACGCAACTCCGACGCAGCGCACTCGCTCGGATCACACAGGCGGTACCGTCTCCCCACAGCAGTTGTGA